One Desulfobulbus oligotrophicus DNA segment encodes these proteins:
- a CDS encoding tetratricopeptide repeat protein, which yields MHLFFRPVVVYACSCFLVVSVLFGCSSDPAQKKVTHLKKAMVYLEDSKEQEAIIELRNAVQIDPKYAEARYQLGLLYLNRGEPNLAFEELQQAASLDPANFDAKIKTAELYLLADQKEASRKLLNEILAKDADNKDALALLANVELFEGNHEAALAGIDRALAKTPEDDRLWGVKGRVLSAMQRFPEAEQAFLKALELDRNEATNYSLLASFYIERQQPYKAREILEKMAGAFPDSPQPYLQMASIDLAHNNVAAAEQHLQQAVQADPKNSRLKLSLAEFYTRQHKPDQAEQQYKEAIDTAEVKEDVQAQLADFYFDHGRFEEARHLMGQILAKQEKNAGANLVQAKFYTREDKNPEALSIINGLIRDYPKWDKPYLVKAVAHSNQMDRRQAKEALLEAIKLNPGFARARSLLAALSLQEGEFETAKKEAATALKINPNDFRSALTLAESMFATRDYGTAEKMFVDLHNKLPENVDVLGGLGLTYLAMGQHEKAKQTFTKLLTIQPDNAKGLTFLLQIAQTEGAKQEDLLKMAQAQIAKAPQSGGLQILLGNLYLSADQPEKALAAYQKAQELDPENPLSYTMSAMVLAKQGKTDQAIAEYKDLLRKHPRSVNAHMGLGSLYEQTAEHGLARETYAHILTIKPDFAPAANNLAWLIAESENPDLGEALRLAMLAKQQQPDDAYIIDTLGWVHYKRGSYTLARNEFAQAVQKQDDLPVLRYHLALALYGEGKKQEAIQELTQALTQKNAFEERDEAAAVLKKWQDEQ from the coding sequence ATGCACCTTTTCTTTCGGCCCGTTGTTGTCTACGCCTGCTCCTGTTTTCTGGTCGTTTCCGTCCTCTTCGGGTGCTCCAGTGACCCGGCACAGAAGAAGGTCACCCACCTTAAAAAAGCCATGGTGTACCTGGAGGACAGCAAGGAACAGGAGGCGATCATCGAGCTGCGCAACGCAGTGCAGATCGACCCGAAATATGCCGAGGCCCGTTACCAGCTCGGGCTGCTGTACCTCAATCGTGGCGAGCCTAATCTGGCCTTTGAAGAACTACAGCAGGCGGCGAGTCTCGACCCGGCCAACTTCGATGCCAAGATAAAAACCGCTGAACTGTATCTGCTTGCCGACCAGAAAGAGGCCTCCAGAAAGCTGCTCAACGAAATACTTGCCAAGGACGCCGACAACAAAGATGCCCTTGCCCTGCTCGCCAATGTGGAGCTGTTTGAGGGCAACCATGAGGCAGCTCTTGCCGGTATTGACAGAGCCCTGGCCAAAACACCTGAAGATGACCGGTTGTGGGGTGTTAAGGGTCGTGTCTTATCAGCCATGCAACGTTTTCCGGAAGCAGAGCAGGCCTTTCTCAAGGCTCTGGAGCTCGACCGGAACGAGGCAACAAACTACTCCCTGCTGGCGTCCTTTTACATCGAACGCCAACAGCCGTACAAGGCCCGGGAGATTCTTGAGAAAATGGCCGGAGCATTTCCGGATTCTCCGCAACCGTACCTGCAGATGGCCTCCATCGACCTTGCGCACAACAACGTGGCAGCAGCTGAACAGCATCTCCAGCAGGCCGTTCAAGCTGATCCGAAAAACAGCCGGCTGAAACTCTCCCTTGCCGAATTTTACACCAGACAGCACAAGCCCGATCAGGCAGAGCAACAGTACAAGGAGGCCATTGACACCGCAGAGGTGAAAGAAGATGTCCAGGCACAGCTGGCCGACTTTTACTTTGACCACGGCAGGTTTGAAGAGGCGCGACACCTGATGGGGCAGATACTTGCCAAACAGGAAAAAAATGCCGGAGCCAACCTGGTTCAGGCTAAATTCTATACCCGGGAAGACAAAAATCCGGAAGCCCTGAGCATCATCAACGGACTGATCCGGGACTACCCGAAATGGGATAAACCATACCTGGTCAAGGCCGTGGCGCACAGCAACCAGATGGACAGGAGACAGGCTAAGGAGGCCCTGCTCGAGGCTATTAAACTTAATCCCGGCTTTGCCAGGGCCCGCTCGTTACTGGCCGCGCTTTCACTGCAGGAAGGAGAATTTGAAACAGCCAAAAAAGAGGCTGCCACTGCCCTGAAAATCAATCCTAACGATTTCCGGTCGGCGCTGACCCTGGCTGAAAGCATGTTTGCGACCAGGGACTACGGGACAGCAGAAAAGATGTTTGTCGACCTCCACAATAAACTACCTGAAAATGTCGATGTTCTCGGCGGTCTTGGGCTCACCTATCTGGCAATGGGGCAGCATGAAAAAGCAAAACAGACGTTTACAAAACTGCTCACCATCCAACCGGATAACGCCAAGGGACTGACCTTTCTGCTGCAGATTGCTCAAACAGAAGGTGCCAAACAGGAAGATCTGCTGAAAATGGCCCAGGCCCAGATCGCCAAAGCACCACAGAGCGGGGGGCTGCAGATTCTTCTGGGCAATCTCTATCTGAGTGCCGACCAACCGGAAAAGGCGCTGGCTGCCTACCAAAAGGCTCAGGAGCTTGACCCGGAAAACCCCCTCTCGTATACGATGAGCGCCATGGTCCTTGCCAAACAGGGTAAAACCGACCAGGCCATCGCGGAGTACAAAGACCTGCTGCGCAAGCATCCCCGGTCTGTGAACGCGCATATGGGCCTGGGTTCACTCTACGAACAGACCGCCGAACATGGTCTGGCCCGGGAAACGTACGCCCACATCCTGACCATCAAACCGGATTTTGCTCCGGCGGCCAACAACCTTGCCTGGCTGATTGCTGAAAGTGAAAATCCGGATCTTGGTGAGGCGTTACGCCTGGCAATGCTTGCCAAACAGCAGCAGCCGGACGATGCCTATATCATCGATACCCTGGGATGGGTCCATTACAAACGCGGATCGTACACCCTTGCGCGTAACGAGTTTGCCCAGGCTGTACAAAAACAGGATGATCTGCCGGTTCTCCGCTATCATCTTGCCCTGGCGCTGTATGGAGAAGGTAAAAAGCAGGAGGCGATCCAGGAACTGACACAAGCATTGACCCAGAAAAACGCCTTTGAGGAGAGGGATGAGGCTGCCGCTGTTCTCAAAAAATGGCAAGATGAACAGTAA
- the hpt gene encoding hypoxanthine phosphoribosyltransferase, whose amino-acid sequence MVNLQLPSTPVLSTEQIHRRVRELGQQIGQQYRGRRLVLLGVLNGAFIFTADLCRAIDLDLEIDFVRVVSYGKASVSSGSICLIREPDIDLTGKDVLLVEDIVDTGTTMAWLQQHFSAGRAADVRTCTLIDKKERRTTAVDVDFVGFDLDRGFLVGYGLDYAERYRNLSAIYSLD is encoded by the coding sequence ATGGTGAACTTACAGTTACCGAGCACCCCCGTTCTCAGCACCGAACAGATCCACCGGCGCGTCCGGGAACTCGGACAGCAGATCGGTCAGCAATACCGGGGCAGACGGCTGGTACTCCTTGGCGTGCTGAACGGCGCCTTTATCTTTACAGCGGATCTTTGCCGGGCCATTGACCTGGACCTTGAAATCGATTTTGTCCGGGTGGTCAGCTACGGCAAGGCATCGGTCTCATCCGGCTCCATTTGTTTAATCAGGGAACCGGACATTGACCTGACCGGCAAGGATGTGCTCCTGGTGGAGGATATCGTTGATACCGGCACGACCATGGCCTGGCTGCAGCAGCACTTTTCAGCCGGCAGGGCCGCAGACGTGCGCACCTGTACGCTGATTGACAAAAAAGAACGAAGGACCACGGCCGTTGATGTCGATTTTGTCGGCTTTGACCTCGATCGCGGCTTTCTCGTCGGCTATGGTCTTGACTATGCTGAAAGATATCGGAATCTCAGCGCCATTTATTCATTAGACTAA
- the elbB gene encoding isoprenoid biosynthesis glyoxalase ElbB — MQKKIFAVILSGCGHQDGAEIHEATLTLWAIHKNGADFQCYAPDIRQHHVLNHITGEEMSEKRNVLIESARIARGKIASLATFNPNSVDGLVIPGGFGAAKNLSSYAFDGANCTVNKDVAGAIKGIHDAGKPIGALCIAPVILAKVLGNVTLTIGQDQGTADNIAAMGAHHQPTMQGEIAIDRDQKIVSTPCYMLNSRIDQIAEGADKLIRAMLEMMN; from the coding sequence ATGCAGAAAAAAATATTTGCCGTCATTCTTTCCGGTTGTGGACACCAGGACGGTGCCGAAATCCACGAGGCCACCCTCACCCTCTGGGCCATCCATAAAAACGGCGCAGACTTTCAATGTTATGCCCCGGACATCAGACAACACCATGTTCTCAACCATATCACCGGTGAGGAGATGAGTGAGAAGCGTAACGTCCTGATTGAATCGGCACGCATTGCCAGAGGCAAAATCGCCTCCCTTGCCACCTTCAACCCGAATTCTGTTGACGGGCTGGTTATCCCGGGAGGATTCGGGGCTGCCAAAAACCTCAGCTCCTATGCGTTTGACGGTGCGAACTGCACCGTCAACAAGGATGTGGCCGGTGCTATCAAGGGTATCCACGATGCCGGCAAACCAATCGGTGCTCTGTGCATAGCACCGGTGATCCTTGCCAAGGTACTTGGCAACGTCACCCTCACCATCGGTCAGGACCAGGGGACTGCAGACAACATCGCTGCCATGGGGGCACACCATCAGCCAACCATGCAGGGTGAGATCGCCATTGACCGCGACCAGAAGATCGTCAGCACCCCCTGCTACATGCTCAACTCACGAATCGACCAGATTGCCGAGGGAGCGGATAAGCTGATCCGGGCAATGCTGGAAATGATGAACTAG
- a CDS encoding triose-phosphate isomerase — MKKMVVANWKAYLSPERARQWCAVFAEVYRPRLDVEVVIAVPALFMESAAKWAQPIAGISLAAQGVSAYPQGSYTGSIPAAWLRGLARYTLIGHRERRQYFRETTQDVARQAYESLVEDLQPIVCFGQNQIVTQAAAMASEELPKLLWAYTPETPGTLEMARSETDITAQLPAIGRATDNRPVLYGGGITVDNADRLWSLPGLSGIMLGKACLDAAAFAALVNRL; from the coding sequence ATGAAAAAAATGGTGGTGGCCAACTGGAAGGCCTATCTCTCACCGGAACGGGCTCGGCAATGGTGTGCTGTTTTTGCTGAGGTGTATCGCCCTCGGCTGGATGTGGAGGTTGTCATCGCGGTACCGGCACTGTTCATGGAGTCAGCGGCAAAGTGGGCACAGCCGATTGCAGGGATATCACTGGCAGCGCAGGGGGTTTCTGCGTATCCCCAGGGAAGTTATACAGGTTCGATACCAGCGGCCTGGTTGCGGGGACTGGCCCGCTACACGCTGATCGGTCACCGGGAAAGGCGGCAGTACTTCCGGGAAACAACACAGGATGTTGCACGGCAGGCCTACGAGTCGCTGGTTGAAGATCTGCAGCCGATCGTCTGCTTTGGTCAGAATCAGATCGTCACCCAGGCTGCTGCCATGGCCTCGGAGGAGTTGCCTAAACTGCTATGGGCGTATACGCCGGAAACACCGGGCACCCTGGAGATGGCCAGAAGCGAGACAGACATTACAGCGCAGTTACCGGCCATCGGCCGGGCAACGGATAACCGTCCGGTGCTTTATGGCGGCGGGATAACCGTGGACAACGCCGACCGGCTGTGGTCATTGCCGGGGTTGAGCGGTATCATGCTGGGTAAGGCCTGTCTGGATGCCGCCGCCTTTGCTGCACTGGTGAACCGTCTTTAA
- a CDS encoding DUF167 domain-containing protein, producing MKQSDTTLPCLQSLPDGSLSIALYVQPRAARDGLAGLHEGRLKLRLTTPPVDGKANKAVISFLARLLHLPKSSLTIRTGLQSRSKVVIVTGADFEQVQSVLRARLAADSV from the coding sequence ATGAAGCAGTCCGACACCACTCTTCCCTGTCTGCAGTCACTTCCCGACGGCTCTCTGTCCATTGCCCTGTATGTCCAGCCTCGGGCCGCACGTGACGGCCTGGCCGGTTTACACGAGGGCAGACTCAAGCTGCGGCTGACAACGCCGCCGGTTGACGGCAAGGCCAATAAAGCGGTGATCAGTTTTCTCGCCAGGCTGCTGCATCTTCCTAAATCTTCATTAACCATCAGGACCGGCCTGCAGAGTCGATCTAAAGTCGTTATCGTGACCGGTGCTGATTTTGAGCAGGTACAGTCTGTCTTAAGAGCCCGTCTTGCGGCGGATTCAGTATGA
- a CDS encoding YggT family protein produces the protein MFMLSNFLMAVAKLLNFVLGAYIWVVIARAVITWVNADPYNPIVRFLRQVTDPVLVKIRRFVPVMGGLDLSPMVLILIIIFLQSFLVPTIQQLAMYFQ, from the coding sequence ATGTTCATGCTGAGCAACTTTCTCATGGCTGTAGCTAAACTACTGAACTTCGTCCTCGGCGCCTACATTTGGGTGGTGATTGCACGGGCGGTGATTACCTGGGTCAATGCCGACCCCTATAACCCTATTGTCCGATTCTTGCGTCAGGTGACCGATCCGGTGCTGGTGAAGATCCGTCGTTTTGTCCCGGTAATGGGCGGTCTTGATCTCAGCCCCATGGTCCTTATCCTGATCATTATCTTTTTGCAGAGCTTTCTTGTCCCCACGATCCAGCAGCTGGCCATGTATTTTCAGTAA